Proteins encoded together in one Campylobacter concisus window:
- a CDS encoding sulfate adenylyltransferase, translated as MTSARKNSEISINTEVYGALELIKNKILSNFSALMDDEQIKEVAKKGYFNGEPMPYSFGFAPFGEVNQNIASKLHAGQRVNLNMDGKIVGHIDVAKVFKFDESMRAKNIFLANESNSEMSLNLGKYGISGEFELYDESMQESKKALNELIAESGAKKITAVFLTADPFNRAHERLVRMTIDKADLVVVFLIRTREERHIDYEIRKQVLDFFNQNYLPTKKVFVFALKNTTLFSSHANPTLECIAASRLGANKLVIGQNHSGIGMFFDHNEVHTILDIYKNDLNLDVIVLPELVYCNKCKTLVSTKSCPHGQHHQIKYHPDVIKELLFNGIMPPAILVRPEISALILSKLYVNRFKDIQKLCDDLFVNSGLLENKTDRDFYEELMKLYQTSSLT; from the coding sequence ATGACGTCAGCAAGAAAAAATAGTGAAATTTCTATAAACACCGAAGTTTATGGCGCCTTAGAGCTTATCAAAAACAAAATTCTCTCAAATTTTAGCGCCCTGATGGACGACGAGCAGATCAAAGAGGTGGCAAAAAAGGGCTACTTTAACGGCGAACCGATGCCCTACTCTTTTGGCTTTGCTCCATTTGGCGAGGTCAATCAAAATATCGCTAGCAAGCTGCATGCTGGCCAAAGAGTAAATTTAAATATGGACGGCAAGATCGTTGGGCACATCGACGTGGCAAAGGTCTTTAAATTTGACGAGAGCATGCGAGCTAAAAATATATTTTTAGCAAATGAGTCAAACAGCGAAATGTCACTAAATTTGGGTAAATACGGCATAAGTGGCGAGTTTGAGCTATATGATGAGAGCATGCAAGAGAGCAAAAAAGCACTTAATGAGCTCATAGCCGAAAGCGGCGCTAAAAAGATAACTGCCGTATTTTTAACAGCCGATCCATTTAACCGCGCGCATGAACGCCTAGTTAGGATGACTATCGATAAGGCTGATCTCGTGGTCGTTTTTCTCATCAGAACGCGCGAAGAGAGGCATATTGATTACGAGATCAGAAAGCAAGTGCTTGACTTTTTTAACCAAAACTATCTGCCGACAAAAAAGGTCTTTGTCTTTGCGCTAAAAAACACGACCCTTTTTAGCTCGCACGCCAACCCAACGCTTGAGTGCATCGCAGCTTCAAGACTTGGCGCAAATAAGCTAGTCATCGGACAAAACCACTCAGGCATCGGCATGTTTTTTGACCACAACGAAGTTCATACGATCCTTGACATCTACAAAAACGATCTAAATTTAGACGTGATCGTCCTGCCAGAGCTCGTTTATTGCAACAAGTGCAAGACGCTAGTTAGCACCAAAAGCTGCCCACACGGACAGCACCACCAGATCAAATACCACCCAGACGTGATCAAAGAGCTGCTATTTAACGGCATCATGCCACCAGCCATACTAGTAAGGCCTGAAATTTCAGCGCTCATCTTAAGCAAGCTCTATGTAAATCGCTTTAAAGATATACAAAAGCTCTGCGACGATCTCTTTGTAAATTCTGGGCTGCTTGAAAACAAGACCGACCGCGACTTTTACGAGGAGCTTATGAAGCTCTACCAGACATCATCACTCACTTAA
- the ccsA gene encoding cytochrome c biogenesis protein CcsA gives MLNPKTLFLSMGSAIVLMIIFAVASGAATIIESKTSTEAAWYYVYGASWFALIQLLLGINLAFNIFRYNLIDPKKLPSLIFHLGFIVILIGAGITRYLGFEADMHIRENTASNVVSTKVSYINLTALNDKGEEISSAMPLGLADVKKGFDLKLKTADGEASLKFKEFVPNASYKFVNDDSGKPVVEFVVSNESESEEIFLLEEEEARVGDISFIFNAKPDENKKYVLFRLNDGNFTVTSNVDLSKFTMADSSKTELKAGSVNEFGTGSLYTISNINFAPRLVSAHATRKLVSSKDSEFNALIAELNYKGESREMHVFYNLMEPSRIAVAGQKFNASWGAQQIKLPFSLYLKDFELKRYPGSNSPMSYSSEVVVKDGTNDPGFDYRIYMNHVLDYDGYRFFQSSYDTDEKGTILSVNKDPGKIPTYIGYFLLGLGFLLNVINPNSRFRKLAKLIDNESTKGGKKVAALIAVLLLGLNFSSLRAEDFLPHISKEHADKLARLIVQSPDGRMKPFDTLSKEVLNKIHRGESIGSLNSNQAMLSIMVTPDFWRNEKIIALGQSKELKKELGVDENARYASFDEFFKATKDGGSEYKLTKFAEIANRKHPGSRNTFDKDVIKIDERLNVFYMIFIGEIFKIFPKQDDPSNSWYSPASAMMYFSPKEAELVVGMMREYFSAVDAASKDNDWSKADAALEKISAYQHKYGAAVMPSEKKIDIEILFNKFQVFDRLTPIYLLAGLALLLFVFVKMLAPKVQINGIVKAVYVINLLAFLAHTVGLGLRWYIAEHAPWSNAYESMVYIAWALGLSGIIFAKRSPIALALTSILAGVTLFVAHLSWMDPQITTLVPVLQSYWLTIHVSIITASYGFLGLCALLGGFTLLLIILQNKKKPNAEIARNITEATRINEMAMILGLSLLTLGNFLGGVWANESWGRYWGWDSKETWALVSILVYAAVLHMRFIPKLNNQYAFAVASFFAYWSIIMTYFGVNFYLAGMHSYAAGDPLPVPDFVWISIAIMIAMSVLAFTKRSLCTRL, from the coding sequence ATGTTAAATCCAAAAACATTATTTTTAAGTATGGGCTCAGCTATCGTTTTGATGATAATCTTTGCCGTAGCTAGCGGAGCCGCCACAATAATAGAGAGCAAAACCAGCACCGAAGCAGCTTGGTACTATGTTTATGGCGCTAGCTGGTTTGCGCTCATTCAACTACTTCTTGGTATAAATTTAGCCTTTAACATCTTTAGATACAACCTAATCGATCCTAAAAAACTGCCATCGCTCATCTTTCACTTAGGTTTTATCGTCATCTTAATCGGTGCTGGCATCACAAGATACCTTGGCTTTGAAGCTGATATGCATATACGTGAAAACACTGCTTCAAATGTTGTTAGTACGAAGGTTTCGTATATAAATTTAACAGCGCTTAACGACAAAGGTGAGGAGATCAGCTCAGCTATGCCTTTAGGACTTGCTGATGTAAAGAAGGGCTTTGATCTAAAGCTAAAAACAGCAGACGGTGAGGCTAGTTTAAAATTTAAAGAATTTGTGCCAAATGCAAGTTATAAATTTGTAAATGATGATAGCGGAAAGCCTGTCGTTGAGTTTGTAGTCTCAAACGAGAGCGAAAGTGAAGAGATATTTTTACTTGAAGAAGAAGAGGCGAGAGTTGGAGATATCAGCTTTATCTTTAATGCCAAGCCAGATGAAAATAAAAAATATGTTCTTTTTAGACTAAATGATGGAAATTTCACAGTTACTTCAAATGTCGATCTTTCAAAATTTACTATGGCAGATAGCTCAAAAACTGAGCTAAAAGCTGGCAGTGTGAATGAATTTGGCACAGGCAGCCTATATACTATCTCAAATATAAATTTCGCCCCAAGGCTAGTCTCAGCGCACGCCACAAGAAAGCTAGTTAGCTCAAAGGATAGCGAGTTTAATGCGTTGATAGCTGAGCTAAACTACAAAGGTGAGAGTAGAGAGATGCATGTATTTTACAACCTAATGGAGCCTTCACGTATCGCTGTGGCTGGACAGAAATTTAACGCTTCATGGGGAGCTCAGCAGATAAAACTCCCATTTAGCCTCTACCTAAAGGACTTTGAGCTAAAAAGATATCCTGGCTCAAATTCTCCTATGAGCTACTCAAGTGAGGTTGTGGTAAAAGATGGCACGAATGATCCTGGGTTTGATTATAGAATTTATATGAACCACGTGCTTGATTATGATGGATATAGATTTTTCCAAAGCTCATACGATACTGACGAGAAAGGCACGATCCTCTCTGTCAATAAAGACCCAGGCAAGATCCCAACATATATCGGATACTTTTTGCTAGGTCTTGGCTTCTTGCTAAATGTCATAAATCCTAACAGCCGCTTTAGAAAGCTTGCAAAACTAATAGATAATGAATCAACAAAAGGCGGTAAAAAAGTGGCTGCGCTCATAGCTGTCTTACTTTTAGGCTTAAATTTTAGCTCGCTAAGGGCAGAGGACTTCTTGCCGCATATCAGCAAAGAGCATGCAGACAAGCTTGCTAGGCTTATCGTGCAAAGTCCAGATGGCAGGATGAAGCCATTTGATACGCTTAGCAAAGAGGTTTTAAACAAAATTCATAGAGGCGAGAGCATAGGTAGCCTAAATTCAAACCAAGCGATGCTTTCTATAATGGTAACGCCTGATTTCTGGCGAAATGAGAAGATCATCGCACTTGGTCAAAGCAAGGAGCTAAAAAAAGAGCTAGGCGTCGATGAGAATGCAAGATACGCAAGCTTTGATGAATTTTTTAAAGCGACAAAAGATGGTGGAAGCGAGTATAAACTAACAAAATTTGCCGAGATAGCAAACCGCAAACACCCAGGCTCACGCAATACTTTTGACAAAGATGTGATAAAGATCGACGAGAGACTAAATGTATTTTATATGATATTTATCGGTGAAATTTTCAAAATTTTCCCAAAACAAGATGATCCGTCAAATTCTTGGTATTCGCCAGCTAGTGCGATGATGTACTTCTCGCCAAAAGAGGCTGAGCTAGTAGTTGGCATGATGAGAGAGTACTTCTCAGCTGTTGATGCAGCCTCAAAGGATAATGACTGGAGCAAGGCGGATGCGGCGCTTGAGAAAATTTCAGCCTATCAGCACAAATACGGCGCTGCTGTCATGCCAAGTGAGAAAAAGATAGATATAGAAATTTTATTTAATAAATTTCAAGTATTTGATCGCTTGACGCCGATATATCTTTTGGCTGGTCTTGCACTTTTGCTATTTGTTTTTGTCAAGATGCTAGCACCAAAAGTGCAGATAAATGGCATAGTTAAAGCGGTATATGTTATAAATTTACTAGCCTTTCTTGCGCACACAGTTGGTCTTGGTCTTCGCTGGTACATCGCTGAGCACGCCCCTTGGAGTAACGCCTACGAGTCGATGGTCTATATCGCTTGGGCACTTGGTCTATCTGGTATCATCTTTGCAAAACGTAGTCCGATCGCACTTGCGCTTACCTCTATATTGGCTGGTGTTACGCTATTTGTTGCGCACCTTAGCTGGATGGATCCGCAGATCACGACACTTGTGCCTGTACTTCAGAGCTATTGGCTAACTATCCACGTCTCTATCATTACTGCAAGTTATGGATTTTTAGGTCTTTGTGCGTTGCTTGGTGGCTTTACTTTGCTACTTATCATCTTACAAAACAAGAAAAAGCCAAATGCAGAGATCGCACGCAATATCACTGAAGCGACACGTATAAATGAGATGGCGATGATACTTGGCCTTAGCTTACTTACGCTTGGAAACTTTTTAGGCGGCGTCTGGGCAAATGAGAGCTGGGGTAGATACTGGGGCTGGGATAGCAAGGAGACTTGGGCGCTAGTTTCGATCCTTGTCTATGCGGCAGTGCTTCACATGAGATTTATACCAAAGCTTAATAATCAATACGCATTTGCTGTTGCCTCATTTTTTGCCTATTGGTCGATCATAATGACCTATTTTGGGGTAAATTTCTATCTAGCTGGCATGCACTCATACGCAGCTGGAGATCCGCTTCCGGTGCCTGATTTCGTCTGGATAAGCATCGCCATTATGATAGCGATGAGCGTTCTTGCATTTACGAAACGCTCTCTTTGCACAAGGTTATAG
- a CDS encoding c-type cytochrome, translated as MKNIKISFLACFLVANAFAASQVYYIEARGEFGKELAEMAKKQANDRNEKVNVYVDEDPRRYKDNRILKLGVDRKGRYSVSLGKELYEKQCASCHGESADKRPFGSTPLKNMDAKDIEDSIISYRSDSSFGGSGKNVMQNQAKIVSNNDLGAILAYLKGKDALADQDTNENKPVSTETKQGSYLR; from the coding sequence ATGAAAAATATCAAAATTTCTTTTTTGGCGTGTTTTTTGGTGGCAAATGCCTTTGCAGCTTCTCAGGTTTATTATATAGAAGCTCGTGGCGAGTTTGGTAAAGAGCTTGCCGAGATGGCAAAAAAGCAGGCTAATGACAGAAATGAAAAAGTAAATGTCTATGTCGATGAAGATCCAAGACGCTATAAAGACAATAGAATTTTAAAATTAGGCGTTGATAGAAAAGGTAGATATAGTGTCTCTTTAGGAAAAGAGCTTTATGAGAAACAATGTGCTAGCTGTCATGGCGAAAGCGCAGATAAAAGACCATTTGGCTCAACACCACTTAAAAACATGGATGCTAAAGATATAGAAGATAGCATCATCTCTTATAGAAGTGACTCAAGCTTTGGTGGTAGCGGTAAAAACGTGATGCAAAACCAAGCCAAGATCGTCTCAAACAACGATCTTGGTGCAATACTAGCTTATCTAAAAGGCAAAGATGCACTTGCAGATCAAGATACAAACGAAAATAAACCAGTTTCAACCGAAACAAAGCAGGGCAGTTATTTAAGATAA
- a CDS encoding fatty-acid--CoA ligase: MLLKGLIVFFVFLLIVAICALIYLLLKNKDHQVLTRGLEAESEEEITIEKLEELASDKTLSKNELFELIQIFGEKFIIPAKKNQVAPKEASNYINFIILICSHQNADAKLISFLDKEAKKKNPSYVAEIEDSERIGIENRKNRR; encoded by the coding sequence ATGCTTCTTAAAGGCTTGATAGTCTTTTTTGTCTTTTTGCTTATAGTGGCCATTTGCGCGCTAATCTATCTTTTGCTAAAAAACAAAGATCATCAAGTCTTAACAAGAGGACTAGAAGCTGAGAGTGAAGAAGAGATCACGATCGAAAAGCTTGAAGAGCTTGCTAGCGATAAAACTCTAAGCAAAAACGAGCTTTTCGAGCTTATACAAATTTTTGGAGAGAAATTTATAATACCAGCGAAAAAAAATCAGGTCGCTCCAAAAGAAGCTAGCAACTACATAAATTTTATAATCCTAATCTGCTCTCACCAAAATGCCGACGCAAAGCTTATTAGCTTTTTGGACAAAGAGGCTAAAAAGAAAAATCCAAGCTATGTTGCAGAGATCGAAGATAGCGAGAGGATAGGCATAGAAAACCGCAAAAATCGCAGGTAA
- the thiC gene encoding phosphomethylpyrimidine synthase ThiC gives MTKTQMHYARRGELTKQMSYVAKIEGVSENLVMDEVAKGSIIIPANVNHTNLKPMGIGRKLKTKINANIGNSSLSSDICAELRKLEICLEFGADTVMDLSTDGDLDAIRSAIIEHSTVPVGTVPMYEILKEAKEVTNITNELILSVLEKQARQGVSYFTIHAGFLREFLPLVKKRKMGIVSRGGSLSASYMSKLNRQNPFYEIFDQILEICAKYDVSLSLGDGLRPGCLYDATDEAQLSELKVLGELTLRAWQKDVQVMIEGPGHVPLSQIEYNMKIEQELCHDAPFYVLGPLVSDIGAGYDHITSAIGGTMAAYHGASMLCYVTQKEHLGLPNENDVREGIVAHKIAAHAADVALGKAGAIEKDHAMSDARYAFDWNKQFELSFDPKKARELHDESLPEDAFKSAHFCSMCGPKFCAYKISKDLIKGEKC, from the coding sequence ATGACAAAGACGCAGATGCACTATGCTAGGCGAGGTGAGCTCACAAAGCAGATGAGCTATGTGGCAAAGATCGAGGGAGTGAGCGAAAATTTAGTGATGGATGAGGTGGCAAAAGGTAGCATCATCATCCCAGCAAACGTAAATCACACAAATTTAAAGCCTATGGGCATAGGCAGAAAGCTAAAGACGAAAATCAATGCAAATATCGGCAACTCAAGCCTAAGTAGTGACATTTGCGCGGAGCTTAGAAAGCTTGAAATTTGCTTAGAATTTGGCGCTGATACGGTTATGGATCTAAGCACGGACGGCGATTTAGACGCTATTAGAAGCGCTATCATAGAGCATTCAACCGTGCCAGTTGGCACGGTGCCGATGTATGAAATTTTAAAAGAGGCAAAAGAGGTTACAAATATCACAAATGAGCTAATTTTAAGCGTGCTAGAGAAGCAAGCAAGGCAAGGGGTTAGTTACTTTACGATACACGCTGGCTTTTTGCGTGAGTTTTTGCCACTTGTGAAAAAGCGTAAAATGGGCATAGTTAGCCGTGGTGGCAGTTTGAGCGCGAGCTACATGTCAAAGCTAAATAGGCAAAATCCATTTTATGAGATTTTTGATCAAATTTTAGAAATTTGCGCAAAATACGACGTCTCACTCTCGCTTGGCGACGGACTTCGCCCAGGATGTCTTTATGACGCGACAGACGAGGCACAGCTTAGTGAGCTAAAGGTGCTTGGAGAGCTTACGCTTCGTGCGTGGCAAAAAGATGTGCAAGTGATGATAGAGGGTCCTGGTCATGTGCCATTAAGTCAAATTGAGTATAATATGAAAATCGAACAAGAGCTCTGCCATGACGCCCCATTTTACGTGCTTGGACCGCTTGTTAGCGATATCGGCGCGGGGTATGATCATATCACGTCGGCTATTGGTGGCACGATGGCGGCATATCACGGCGCTAGCATGCTTTGCTACGTGACGCAAAAAGAGCACCTAGGACTACCAAATGAAAATGACGTAAGAGAGGGCATCGTAGCTCACAAGATAGCAGCTCATGCCGCAGACGTCGCGCTTGGCAAGGCTGGAGCTATCGAAAAAGACCATGCGATGAGTGACGCTAGATACGCATTTGACTGGAACAAGCAGTTTGAGCTTAGCTTTGATCCAAAAAAGGCTAGAGAGCTTCACGATGAGAGCTTGCCAGAAGATGCGTTTAAGAGCGCTCATTTTTGTTCGATGTGCGGACCAAAATTTTGTGCATATAAAATTTCAAAAGATCTAATAAAAGGAGAAAAATGTTAA
- a CDS encoding phosphatidylglycerophosphatase A family protein: MQKIFLTFFGFGLLPKAPGTWGSVAGAVVAYFVLYFFSATTLLLASILLFLVSISVIDDFEKKVNSHDESFIVIDEVAGVWLAIAISGATISQLVLSLVLFRVLDIKKPSIIGRIDRNVKGGLGVMGDDMVAGFFAGIISAMIYDVAMKFGVVLP; this comes from the coding sequence ATGCAAAAGATATTTTTGACATTTTTTGGATTTGGACTTTTACCAAAGGCACCTGGCACTTGGGGCTCGGTGGCTGGAGCTGTGGTGGCTTATTTTGTGTTATATTTTTTCTCAGCGACCACGCTTTTACTAGCTAGCATTTTGCTATTTTTGGTAAGCATCAGCGTCATTGATGATTTTGAAAAAAAGGTAAATTCACACGACGAGAGCTTTATCGTGATCGACGAGGTTGCTGGTGTTTGGCTTGCTATCGCCATTAGCGGAGCGACGATCTCACAGCTAGTTCTCTCGCTCGTGCTTTTTAGAGTGCTTGATATCAAAAAGCCTTCGATCATTGGCAGGATCGATCGCAACGTAAAGGGCGGACTTGGCGTCATGGGCGATGATATGGTTGCTGGATTTTTCGCTGGCATTATTAGCGCAATGATATATGATGTGGCTATGAAATTTGGCGTAGTTTTGCCGTAA
- a CDS encoding response regulator yields MKILIVENEIYLAGSMASKLADFGYDCEIAKSVKEALKFENFDVVLLSTTLPGQDFYPVIEKFKSSIIILLIAYINSDTVLKPIQAGAVDYIQKPFMIEELVRKIRHFEEFRGFKNEIKNYENYINFALKDYEIPCFETKKIKFPLLLKSSKNGYSDKFIFNYVKAGNLPFLFLGKACFSELEKALAQSGDELIYITNLEELKEDEKEKILELCKKKKVAIQTSDFAQNAPFEELELSIRDKNFDIGEIVTIDEYIKYIIVNYQDKFPDTELSKKLGISRKSLWEKRKKYDVSKKK; encoded by the coding sequence ATGAAAATTTTAATAGTAGAAAACGAAATTTACCTAGCTGGCTCGATGGCTAGCAAACTAGCTGACTTTGGCTACGACTGCGAGATCGCAAAGAGCGTCAAAGAGGCTTTGAAATTTGAAAATTTTGACGTAGTGTTACTTTCTACCACACTCCCAGGGCAGGACTTCTACCCAGTCATAGAGAAATTTAAAAGCTCTATAATCATCTTACTCATCGCCTACATCAACAGCGACACCGTGCTAAAGCCGATACAAGCGGGTGCGGTGGATTACATACAAAAGCCATTTATGATAGAAGAGCTTGTTAGAAAGATAAGGCATTTTGAAGAGTTTAGAGGCTTTAAAAACGAGATAAAAAACTACGAAAACTATATAAATTTCGCCCTCAAAGACTATGAGATACCTTGTTTTGAAACCAAAAAGATCAAATTTCCACTTCTTTTAAAATCAAGCAAAAATGGCTACAGCGATAAATTTATCTTTAACTATGTAAAGGCTGGGAATTTGCCATTTTTGTTTTTAGGCAAAGCCTGTTTTAGCGAGCTTGAAAAAGCACTTGCTCAAAGTGGCGACGAGCTAATATACATCACAAATCTCGAAGAGCTAAAAGAGGATGAAAAAGAGAAAATTTTAGAGCTTTGCAAAAAGAAAAAAGTGGCTATCCAAACTAGCGATTTTGCGCAAAATGCGCCATTTGAGGAGCTTGAACTCTCCATCCGAGATAAGAATTTTGACATCGGCGAGATCGTCACGATCGATGAATATATAAAATATATCATCGTTAATTATCAAGATAAATTCCCCGACACCGAGCTTAGCAAAAAGCTTGGAATTTCTAGAAAATCACTTTGGGAAAAGAGAAAGAAATATGACGTCAGCAAGAAAAAATAG
- a CDS encoding Mrp/NBP35 family ATP-binding protein: MLNKEEVLNRLKGVIYPGFEKDIVSFGFVKNIEIGDKILIEVEIVSSSPEVANELKTDIKRVMGSNEYVLNLIQPKIPEEKSNTQSGKNIAPQVKNFVMVSSGKGGVGKSTTTLNLAISMAKLGKKVGILDADIYGPNIPRMLGEVNTQPQVVGNKLKPILSHGVEMMSMGVLMEEGMSLIWRGSMIMKAIEQLLRDVLWSELDVLFLDMPPGTGDAQLTLAQSVPVTAGVCVTTPQVVALDDSKRALDMFEKLHIPIAGVIENMSGFICPDNGKEYDIFGKGTTEEVAKAYNTQILAEIPIEPAVRVGGDNGKPVSFYEPNSVTAKRYESAAARLWEMIENINNGGGADNSAIQPVNDGKSACSK; the protein is encoded by the coding sequence ATGTTAAATAAAGAAGAGGTCTTAAATAGACTAAAGGGCGTCATATATCCGGGATTTGAGAAGGATATAGTTAGCTTTGGCTTTGTGAAAAACATTGAGATCGGCGATAAAATATTAATCGAAGTCGAGATCGTTAGCTCAAGCCCAGAGGTGGCAAACGAGCTAAAAACAGACATCAAACGTGTCATGGGCTCAAACGAGTACGTGCTAAATTTGATCCAGCCAAAGATACCTGAGGAGAAAAGTAACACTCAAAGTGGCAAAAATATCGCGCCACAAGTTAAAAATTTCGTAATGGTAAGCTCTGGCAAAGGCGGCGTTGGTAAATCAACCACAACGCTAAATTTAGCCATCTCAATGGCAAAACTAGGCAAAAAAGTGGGAATTTTGGACGCTGATATCTACGGACCAAACATCCCAAGAATGCTTGGCGAAGTAAATACCCAGCCACAAGTCGTTGGCAACAAGCTAAAGCCGATACTTAGCCATGGCGTGGAGATGATGAGTATGGGCGTTTTGATGGAGGAGGGCATGAGCCTTATCTGGCGTGGCTCGATGATCATGAAAGCGATCGAGCAGCTGCTAAGGGACGTGCTTTGGAGCGAGCTTGATGTATTGTTTCTCGATATGCCTCCAGGAACGGGCGACGCGCAGCTAACCCTAGCTCAAAGCGTGCCAGTAACAGCAGGTGTCTGCGTCACAACGCCTCAAGTAGTAGCACTTGATGATAGCAAGCGTGCGCTTGATATGTTTGAGAAGCTCCACATCCCAATCGCTGGCGTCATCGAAAACATGAGCGGCTTCATCTGCCCAGATAATGGCAAAGAGTATGACATCTTTGGCAAAGGCACGACTGAAGAAGTAGCAAAGGCTTACAACACTCAAATTTTAGCTGAAATTCCTATCGAGCCAGCTGTTAGAGTGGGCGGCGATAATGGCAAGCCAGTTAGCTTCTATGAGCCAAACTCAGTCACTGCAAAACGCTATGAGAGCGCAGCTGCAAGGCTTTGGGAGATGATAGAAAATATAAATAACGGCGGTGGGGCTGATAACTCAGCGATACAGCCGGTAAATGACGGCAAGAGTGCTTGCTCGAAGTAA
- a CDS encoding ACT domain-containing protein — MKAIVTVVGKDRVGIVAGVSAKLSELGLNIDDISQTILSDFFTMMAVVSSDENKDFTALRAELDKLGESLKVKINIQSSAIFDAMHKI, encoded by the coding sequence ATGAAAGCGATCGTAACCGTAGTCGGAAAAGATAGAGTTGGCATCGTTGCTGGTGTCTCAGCAAAGCTTAGCGAGCTAGGGCTAAACATAGATGATATAAGTCAGACTATTTTGAGCGACTTTTTCACGATGATGGCGGTGGTTTCAAGTGATGAAAATAAGGACTTTACAGCCTTAAGAGCGGAGCTAGATAAGCTTGGAGAGAGCCTAAAAGTAAAGATAAATATCCAAAGCTCAGCCATCTTTGATGCGATGCACAAAATTTAA
- a CDS encoding bifunctional 2-C-methyl-D-erythritol 4-phosphate cytidylyltransferase/2-C-methyl-D-erythritol 2,4-cyclodiphosphate synthase, translating into MLDISLIMLGAGNSSRFELPVKKQWLRIGSDPLWLFATKNLSNFYTFKEIIVVSKECKYMSKFAPNYKFVDGGETRQDSLKNALELVSSEFVLVSDIARPCISSELFHKIIEAAAQADCVVPALKIADTAYLGENAIDREKVKLIQTPQLSRTALLKNALSSGEIYTDDSSAMRAIGASVWHILGDEMARKITFKEDLAKISALKAPENELFVGNGFDVHEFEKGRPLVLCGEKIDYEFGLKAHSDGDVALHALTDAILGAAGLGDIGELFPDTDAKFKDISSIFLLQEAYKRVQSVGFVLTNADITIMAQKPKISKLKSKMEANIAQALNLSQSRINVKATTTEGLGFVGRCEGIAVIASASLKFYNWTQI; encoded by the coding sequence TTGCTTGATATCTCACTTATAATGCTAGGAGCAGGAAATTCCAGCCGTTTTGAGCTACCTGTAAAGAAGCAATGGCTTCGCATCGGCAGCGACCCACTTTGGCTATTTGCCACTAAAAATTTGAGTAACTTTTACACATTTAAGGAGATCATCGTCGTTAGTAAAGAGTGCAAATATATGTCTAAATTTGCTCCAAATTATAAATTTGTTGATGGCGGCGAGACAAGACAAGATAGCCTAAAAAACGCACTTGAGCTAGTAAGTAGCGAATTTGTCCTAGTTAGCGACATCGCGCGCCCTTGCATATCAAGCGAGCTCTTTCACAAGATCATCGAGGCGGCCGCTCAGGCTGACTGCGTGGTACCTGCGCTAAAGATCGCAGACACTGCCTATCTTGGCGAAAATGCAATCGACAGAGAAAAGGTAAAACTTATCCAAACACCGCAGCTCTCGCGCACAGCACTTCTTAAAAATGCTCTTAGTAGCGGCGAAATTTACACAGATGATAGCTCGGCTATGAGAGCCATTGGCGCAAGCGTTTGGCACATATTGGGCGATGAGATGGCTAGAAAGATCACTTTTAAAGAGGATCTTGCCAAAATTTCAGCCCTAAAAGCACCAGAAAATGAGCTCTTTGTAGGTAACGGCTTTGACGTGCATGAGTTTGAAAAAGGTCGTCCGCTTGTGCTTTGTGGCGAAAAGATCGACTATGAGTTTGGACTAAAGGCTCACAGCGACGGCGATGTGGCACTTCATGCGCTAACTGATGCCATTTTAGGAGCTGCTGGGCTTGGCGACATAGGCGAATTATTTCCTGATACGGACGCTAAATTTAAAGATATTAGCTCCATTTTTTTGCTGCAAGAAGCTTATAAAAGAGTGCAAAGCGTGGGCTTTGTACTAACAAATGCTGATATCACGATAATGGCGCAAAAGCCAAAAATCTCAAAGCTAAAATCAAAAATGGAGGCAAACATCGCGCAGGCTCTAAATTTAAGCCAAAGCCGCATAAATGTAAAGGCTACGACAACTGAGGGGCTTGGCTTTGTGGGCAGATGCGAGGGGATCGCTGTCATAGCAAGTGCTAGCCTTAAATTTTACAACTGGACACAAATATGA